TTGATAAGTGATTTGGCCATGGAATAATTTTGCCATAAATAAACTGGGGTGCGATTACTGCCATCACTACTGCACCTATTAAAGCACTTATTAATGCAACGACAACTATGGTATATTTACTCTTTGATTCAGTATGTGAATCTGAATAATACCTATTGTTATCAAAACTATTATACATAAGTCTACCTCCTTCTCTTTGTTTTATAGTACTTTACCAAACAAATGTCAAAAAAATATGTGATTTTGATCATCTTTTTGTGGTTTAGCAAATATTAATCATTGGGGTAGCCACATTTCGTTTGGCTACTTTTAAGGCAAAATCCTTATTTGGTCTTAAGCCAGCTTCACATAAAGTTTTTTCATTTACTCTTAAAGCAATCTCTGGAGTATTGTTTTTATCGCTAAGATGGGCTAATACTACAGCCTGAGTTTGCCTACTAATTACTCTTTTTAGTAATGCAGCAGTTATATTATTTGCTAAATGTCCTTTTTTACCCGCTATTCTTTGTTTTAAAAATAGGGGTAGGGACCCTTTTGTAACATTTCGGGGTCATGATTTGATTCAATTACTAATGCGTCAATGCCTAATAAATGATTATAAACATCTTCACTTACAAAGCCTAAATCTGTTGCTACTACTATACTTTTACCATCTACTTCAAATTTATAACCTACAGGATCTGCCGCGTCATGAGATATTGCAAATGGAGTAATATTAATATTATCGATTGAAAACTGATTTTGTGTTTGGGTAAACTGACGCTGATCATTTATAACTCTGTGTAAAAATTTATTGCCGGACTTCCACGTTGCTTTATTAGCAAACACTTTTACTTTTGGGTGAGACCTTGCCAATACATCAATTCCTCTTATATGGTCAATATGTTCATGGGTAATAAAAACTGAGTCAAGCTGGGTATTATCTACACCAATCGACTCTAATTGTTTACATATAGCTCTATTACTTATGCCAGCGTCTACTAAAAAGTGTTTGCCTGCTAACTCTAGGTAAACACTGTTTCCAGAGCTGCCGCTTGCTAAAACCGCAAACTTCATGTTGCTCCTCCGTCCTAAGTATCTGTTATTCAGATATTTGGCTTTCTAATATTTCTTTTACTCTACTCTCAAATCTCCTGCGAGGCAACATAACTGATCTTCCGCATTGCAGACATTTAATTCTAAAATCAGCACCAACTCTAATTACCTGCCAAGTATTTGCACCACATGGATGACCTTTTTTCATGCGAACAACATCACCAACTTGGTATTCATGTTTTATCATTATTTATCCTCCGCATCCTTATTAATAATAACTCGATGTGGGAAAGGAATAGAAATTTGCTCACGATCTAACCTATTTTTTATGCTGTATCTTAATAGCCGCTCTGCCTGCCATTGCTCATTAGGTTCTGTAAGGGCAATTATTCTAAAGACTACCTCAGATTCTCCAAGATTCTGCACTCCTAAAACCGTAGGCCCCTCAACTATATAAGAGTTTTCACTTCTTAGTTCTAAACAGAGCTTCTCAAGCACCGCTTGTACATCATCTAAGTTTTCACTGTAAGCAACACCTATATCAACCATTGCTCTTCGATAATTTCTTGATAAGTTACTTACTATTTTTAACTCTCCATTAGGAACATAATGCTGTGCACCATCAAATCCTTTTAAAACAGTGCTTCGTAAGCCTATTCCTCTTACTACGCCC
This Clostridium sp. 'deep sea' DNA region includes the following protein-coding sequences:
- a CDS encoding MBL fold metallo-hydrolase, which codes for MKFAVLASGSSGNSVYLELAGKHFLVDAGISNRAICKQLESIGVDNTQLDSVFITHEHIDHIRGIDVLARSHPKVKVFANKATWKSGNKFLHRVINDQRQFTQTQNQFSIDNINITPFAISHDAADPVGYKFEVDGKSIVVATDLGFVSEDVYNHLLGIDALVIESNHDPEMLQKGPYPYF
- a CDS encoding DUF951 domain-containing protein; protein product: MIKHEYQVGDVVRMKKGHPCGANTWQVIRVGADFRIKCLQCGRSVMLPRRRFESRVKEILESQISE